Sequence from the Methanobacteriaceae archaeon genome:
CTATTTTTAATATTAATCTAATTTTTTAATATATTTTACCATACGATAATTTTGATTTTTAATTAAAAATAGGAGATGGTGAATTGGACATTAAACCCCTGGAAAAAGAAAAAATATCCTATTCTGAATTAGAAGAATTAGAAAAAGAATGTCCTTCGCAGGAAAAAGAAAAAAAGAACGGTATTTCAAGCTTAGATGATGAAAAAGATATTATTTCTAAGAATATTTTGTCCGATATTCATCAATATGATGTTATTATAATAGGCGGCGGCCTTACTGGACTTAGAGCTGCACTGCAAGTGTCTAATGCTCAGCTAAAAGTGGCCATAATCAGTAAAGTTCATCCCCTGCGTTCTCATTCTGTGGCTGCACAGGGTGGAATGAATGCTTCCCTGGCCAATGTTCCTGGTGAAAACGAAACCGTGGATAACTGGAAAATTCACGCCTATGACACGGTAAAAGGATCTGACTATCTGGCCGATCAGGACGCCGTGGAAATAATGTGTCGAGAGGCCCCCTCAACAGTTATTGAATTGGAACACATGGGAACTGCTTGGTCACGCTTAGAAAATGGTAAAATTGCTCAGCGGCCATTTGGGGGAGCTGGTTTTCCAAGAACATGTTATGCTGCAGATAGAACCGGGCATAATGCGCTCCATACCTTGTATGAACAAGTCATATCAATAGATATTCCTATATATGAAGATTTTTTTGTAACTTCACTAGTAACTGAAAATGAGTATTGTGTGGGTTGCACTGCCCTGGAAATTCGTACTGGGAAAGTTCATGGCTTCCAGGCATCAGCTGTGCTTATGGCCACCGGAGGGTTTGGTAGATTATTTAATAGTTCCACCAATGCCCTTATAAATACAGGTGATGGACAATCATTAGCCTTAAATGCTGGAGTATCCTTAAAAGATATGGAATTTATCCAATTCCACCCTACCACACTATATGGAACAAATATTTTGATAACCGAAGGGGCCCGTGGTGAAGGAGGCATTCTTATTAATAAAAATGGGGAGCGTTTCGTGGAGAATTATGCTCCTAATTCATTGGATCTGGCGCCTCGAGATGTGGTGGCCCGAACCATAGACATCGAGATTGCTGAGGGAAGAGGATTTAAAGGAGGATATGTTCATTTGGATCTGCGCCATCTGGGTGAGGAACTTATAAAAGAGCGTTTACCAGGTATAAGGCAAATATCTATTGATTTTGCTGGAGTGGACCCAATTAATGAACCAATACCAATCCAGCCAGGGCAGCATTATTCCATGGGAGGAATTGATGCAGATAAAGATGGGAAAACATCTCTTAAAGGATTTTATGCAGCAGGTGAATGTGCATGTATAAGTGTCCATGGAGCCAACCGATTGGGAGGCAATTCACTATTAGAAACTGTTGTTTTTGGGCGACTGGTGGGTGATGCAATAATAGAAGAAATTTCTAAAGGCCCAAACAAAGAACAGGAAAATCTGGAACCCCTGAAAAAGGCCATTACGAAAATAGATAGTAAACTAAAAAATATATTATCTAGAAAGACCAGTGAAAATCAGTTCAAAATTAAAGAGTCCTTAAATAAGACTATGTCCAGTAAATTCGGAATATTTCGTGACCGAGTAGTAATGGAAAAAGGCATCTTAGAGATAGAAGAAATTAAAAAGAAATTATCACAGGTCAAAATAGATAATAAAGAACTGGCCTTGAACCAGGCAATTATCCGTTTATTAGAGCTAGAATATCTGGTTCAACTGGCAGAAACCGTGGCATTTGCTGCCATGAAACGAGAAGAAAGTCGTGGTTCCCATGCCAGAACAGATTATCCTTCACGTGATGATAAAAAATTCCTTAAACATACCCTTACCTCTTTACAAAATAAAAAAATTTCAGTTTCCTATAAGCCGGTTGTTCTAGGTATGTTTAAACCCCAGGAGCGTGTTTACTAAATGAAATTAAAAGTATTCCGTTATCATGAAGGAATGGGTGCTCCCCATTACGATATGTTTTCTTTGGAAGAAGAACCTGGTATGGCAGTTCTTAGAGCATTATTTCATATTCAAGAACAATTTGATGATTCTCTGGCCTTTCAGTACTCTTGCCGGGGCGCGGTCTGTGGTGCTTGTGCCATGCTCATTAATAAGGTTCCCAGGCTGGCCTGTAGGACCCAGGTGGCATCTCTCTTAAAAGGAGAACAGCAAATCGCTTTGTCACCTTATCCTGCACTGGAAGAAAAAGTGGGCTGGGACCCCTCCCAGGAAGTTCTGGTGGAACCACTTCCCCATTTTCCAGTTGTTAAAGATCTTATTGTAGATCGGAATGCTTTTTTTAAATCCTACAAATTCGTGGAACCGGTTCTTAAAACAGTATCTATGCCAACAAAAGAACATCTCATGGATCCTTCTGATTTGCCAGATCTGGAACTTTATACCAATTGTATTCTCTGTGCTGCCTGTTATGGAGCCTGTCCAGTTGATGGAGAAAATAGAGATTATTTAGGTCCAGCTGCTCTAGCCAAGCTTTATAGATTCCATATTGATCCCCGTGACGCAGATAATAGGCGTCTGGCAAAAGCAGATATTCCTGATGGCTGGTGGGCCTGTGATTTCCATGGAAACTGCTGCCAGGTTTGCCCTAAAGGAGTTCCCCCTATTATGGCTATAGGGCAGTCACAGACGGAATTAATGGAAAAAAAAGAAAAATCGGAGGATAAAAAATAATTTTATTCTCAGAGTTAAATGCAATCCGAGGGAAAATATGAAGTATGTGTGCACCTATTGCAATGTTTTTGCCTATGATGATGAAAAAGGAGACCTCAATGCCATTCTGGAGCCAGGTACTACGTTTGATAACATTTCTGACACTTGGAGATGCCCAGTGTGTGGAATGCCCAAAACATTCCTCAAACAGATAAGTGATGATGTTTTTGCTCTAAAAATTGCTGCCTATCAGGGCAAAAATGCTGAAACCACAGATTTAAATTATTACCGTAACCTGGCTCGAAAAATGCTCACAGGTACCTGTGGTGTTTACTCTATCTGCGACGGACAAAGAGATCGAATATGTACTGGCCAGAAATTCGGGGCTCCCATTGGTATGGGTGGAGCTGGTCAATCTCGGACCTTTGAAACCAATTATAATAGCCTACACGAATACCGTTTAAAAATGAGAGTGGTTAAGGCCCACCACGAACCAGAAATGTCTTTAAACATTTTTGGAAAGGATCTGGTTGCTCCCATAATGGGGGCCAGTCTTTCTGGAGTAAAACTCTCTTTAAATGACAGCATTCCTGAAAAATTATTCTATCGTGGGTTGTTAAACGGGGCTAAAACCTTTGGATCAGTTGGTCTAGTTGGAAACACTCCAACCGCTCCCGAAGACCTGGGAGTAAACACCGTGGGAGAAAATGGAGGGTGGGGCATCCCCATATTCAAACCTCAATCCCAGCAGAAATTAATCCAGCTTTTTAAACTGGCTGAAGAAAAGGACGTTATTGCTGTGGGAGTAGATTTAGAAGGGGCGGGTTCCACCTTCTGGACCTCACCGGAAAAAAGAGCGTACCGTAAAAGTGAAAATGAGCTGCAGGAACTGGTAGATTCTGTGGAAAAACCGGTGATTTTTAAGGGGATTATGGGTAGTGAAGACGCCCTGAAGGTGGTAGATTCCAGGGCCAGTGCCTGTTACGTTTCTAATCATGGAGGAAGAGTTATGGATTGTGGTCAGGGCGTGGCCGAGGTTTTACCTGATGTGGCGGATGCTATTTCAGGTAAAATCACCATTATGGCCGACGGTGCCGTGCGTACAGGTTTTGATGTGCTTAAAATGTTAGCCCTAGGTGCTGATGTGGCCCTCATTGGTAGGCCTCTGGCCCAAATGGCTATTGCTGGTGGCGAAATAGCTGTTAAAATGTATTTAGATTATGTTAAAGATGATTTACGTCGGGCTATGATACTCACCGGGTGCGATAATTTGGGAGAAATTAGCAAAAATATTCTGGTAAAATAAGAAATTTAACAAATTTTTATTATTTTTTAATTTGAAATTTTCAGGGGTTAAAAAATGGAAGAAGATGATTTTAATAACTTGGATGATTTGACAAAGGAAAATATTGCTCTGGCTCTGTGGATGAAAGAATTCCATGCAGATAAAATATCACCTGATGTGAAAAAATGTATTTTGAGCGATAAAAACAGTCCTGATGCATTTGGTAATAGGATGAGGCACAGAATACAGGATTTATTAGATAATCCTGATTCATTCACCCCCAGTTACCAGAAACGGTATCAAGAACTTCTCAAACACTGTTCTTCACTAAGTTCACTGCAGGCTTATGCCATGAATCATCTTTTAGGAGTGGACAGCAGCCGCGGCTACCAAAAAATTCCTGAAAAATCAAATATTGAGTTTCCTCGAGACTTTGCCCCTCAACTGGGTTATCAAGTAGGTTGGCACTTCTTTGTAGGTAACTGCCAGGATACTCAACAGCGGGACTATGGCATTCTAGTTTCATTCTATCACTATTCTTTACTACCCCCAGATATAGCACATTATTTTGGCTTAACAGATTGGGAAAATCAGATTTTTGAGATGCAATTGGCCGTAGCCAAAGCAGGTGAAGAACACCTCCAGAGCAGACCCTTCGCCATTGCAGGTACTACTGGATTATTAAAATTCAAATCACAACCCTTTTCTTATGAAGCCGGGAAAAACCAGATAATATCCGAGAAAAAAGATGAGCTATTTCCTCTCACAGTGCGGGCTTGGGGAGTGAATCAGGGCGGTGAAAAGGATTTGGAGATGGAAGTGGATCTTAAGTTCTCTTCTAATAAGGACTTTCTCTTACAGGGAAACCAGGGATGTCTTCCGTGCTGCTGTGACATCGGGACCCTCTATTATTCTGCCACCAATCTCCAGCTGGAACCAGGCAGCACCTTAAAGCTGGATGGGGAAGAAATAACCTTTGAAGAGGGTAAGTTCTGGTTCGACCACCAGTGGGGCAATGCCCTGGAACCTCTGGGTAACTCCCGGTGCAAGGTGGTTCGGGCCGCTAGTGTTCTGAATAAACCATCACATTCTAGAGGATGGGACTGGTTCATGGCCCAATTCGATGGAGATCGAGAAATGACCATGTATGCACCCCATACAGATAATAACCTGGAATTTTATTGGCTCACTGGGCCCCACCCGCCAGGGACGATGACCGTAGATGTGAAGGGGCAGTTTATTGATGCTGAAAACCGTCCAGTGGATACTAAAGGGACTTTAAAAATCGATAAATGGGTTAAAAGTGTTAAATCGTCCCATCCAGAAGATTATTTCGTCACCAATACTTGGTATCCTGATCACTGGGAATTCCAGTTCCAAGATATGGTTCCGGAAGACATTCGTCACTTCAACCTGACCCCTATTGTTCAGGGAGGCCAAACCGGTTACAATGCCAGCGGCGCCCAGTATTCAGAGGGAGGAGCATATATTAGGAATTTAGATGGTGAACTGCTTGGTAAAGGATTTGCAGAGTCGGTTTATTATGCCGATGCCCATAGCAATATCTTTCACCTGGCCGGCATTCCAGATACTCCTCAAATGCGTGAACTGGTAGAACCCCCTGAAGCATCGTCCTGGTTGAAGTTAAAGGGCTTGTTGTACATAGCCTGGCCACCTCATCAGAAGAAAATTAAAAAAGTACTGGAAAAATGTCTAGAGCAGGGTTTACCTGAAGATTTCCTGGGTTAAATCCTGCTATCTAATTTTTATTTTTACTATTTCTGAGCATATTTGGAAAATAAGCATCTATTAAAAATATAAACAATTATTAAATTTCAGAACATTTAATAATTTTTAAATTATAATACTCATCTAATGTCAAAAACAGCAGTTAAATAGTGATATAATGTCCACCATCAAGAATATTAATCCATCAGAGACCCTAAAATTAATACAAAACGATGAAATAATCATTTTGGATGTGAGAGCACCATGGGAATTCGCAGAAGGCCATATAAAAAATGCCAAAAACCTTGATTTCACGGATCCTGATTTTTCTGACAATTTGAAAAAACTGGATAAAAATAAAAAATACCTGGTTTATTGTAAAACAGGCCGCAGAGGAGCCATGGCCCTAGAAACCATGAAAAATATTGGATTTAATAACCTTTATAATTTAATTGGGGGTTATAAGGCCTGGAATGGAGATTAAGTTATTGGCCCTAAAGTCAAATTTAATCTTAATTTTGCATAAAAATAATGCATTTTATTGTTTTTTCAGTTCAAATAAGCTTATAGAACTATCTAAACCATCTTTACTTGACTCAATAATGTCTATAGCCGACTGTAGTTCATCATTTTTGTATTTTTCATCCACTATCAAACGGTGAATTACAAAACCTATAATAGACAATATAGGCTTTTATTTGAATATTCTATCAGATGAAAAACTTCTTATGAAATAAAGTCAAGTTAGTGGCAATTTAAGATTGAGTTTCAGCAAATACAATTGTATAGTTTTAACTAGCTCAGATCTATCCTCAAATACCAGATTAATAAAAAAATAAACAAAGATAAGTATTTAAAAAAGTTTGGACAGATATACTAATAGGTAGTATGGAAATTTCACAAAACATGTTCTACATAATAATAGCAATCATAGTACTTGTTGGAGTAATTATTGCCATTATACAATGGAGAAGGGTAAGAAAATTAAATAAAGAAGTTGAATTCATTGACAGCTTGACCAAACAAAGAAAAGAAGAGCTTTTTAGAAGTGGTCAGGACCCTCAAGAATCCCCAAGCATAGCTTTACCTAATGCCCAAGAAAAAAATCTGGCCCAAATAATGCAAATAATCTCTAATTTGATGTATGAAAAGGGATGCCTTCCAAAACAGGTAGATAGCAGGTTTAAACGTCTCGAATCAAGCACTAGGAACAAAAAATTCCAAAAACTACTTTGGGAAATAGAAGAATAAAAAACTTGAATACATTAAAAAATAAGGGGGAAAATAGTTTATGACACCATTAGAATTTTTAGTGATTCTGGCCTTAGTAGCTGTGCTGGCTGTCCTTTTATATTCCTATTTACAAAATAACCGCGAACTGAATCTGGGCAGGGTTAGAAGCGATGCTACGGGTTTAGGACAAAGAGTATATGGTGAGGCCAGTGATTTCGGGGGAAAAGTTCAAGGCGGAGCAAGTAATTTAGGGGAAAAAGTGTCTGGAGAAGGTACAATGTCGGGAATGAGTGAAAAATTAAATGTTTCTGGGGTATCAGAAAAGGTTTCTGGAGTCGGTGAAAAAGTCTCAGATATGGGTGGAAAAATTAAAGACAAAGTAAGCACTTCTAGTTCCACCGACGATTTATCAGAACGTATTGATCTGTTTATGAGTGAAAAAAGTGACCAAATGATAGAAGACTGGGAACTGGCCACCAAAAATGATATTACTGGACTGGAAAAAAGATTTGAAACTGCGACACAAAATATCAGCGATCTGGAAAAAAGATTCCATGCATACCGGGGATCCACCAATAACAAACTCGAAAAAATTGAGGAAAGACTGGAAAAATTAGAAACCCCTGAAGAATAAGGGATATGAAATTTATTTTTAATTGGAAGAATGGGGCTCACTATTCTTCCGAATTTATCTATTTCCAATTTATATGAGATAATTTATGAAAGAAAAAAAATATTCCTCTGAATTGGAAAAGGAGATGGAATTATCTTCTAAGATGAATAAACAATTATCTCCCACTCGGGCTGTCTTAAGATTAATAGTCGGGTTTTTTGCTCTCTTATTATGGCTATTTTTAGGTGTTCCGCCCACATTAATCTATTCCTCCGGTATCCAGAGTTTTATTGGAACATTCTCATTTTTTATTAGAAATCCAATAATATTTCTACTTATAGCACTTCTCAACATTATTTTAGGGACTATTGAATTCATTCACCTTGGAGTATTATGGTGGAGCGCTTTTCACTGGATATGGTCCATAAGATGGTTCTATGGATATGTAAAGTATCGAAATTTGAAAAATCCAGATGCAATAATAAAAAATGAACTTAATAAGCATGATTAAATACTTATTTTTTAAATAAACTGATAATTTTAAAAAATCACCTTGATAAAATATTAATTTAAGAATCAAAATTTCACAGGATATAATGAATTAATCTATAATTTAAGATTTTTTATCTGTTTAAGGACATTTAATGATTCTTAAAATAAAAATGGAAATAACGAATTTAAAAATAAAAAAGGCCCAAACCACTTCTGAAAAAAATGGCCGGGCCTTAGATTGCTATAAAATTAAAATACACGTTATATTATAATTTTATAGAAAATTTAAATAATAAAATTGAATTTAATAATTCATTAAATTAAAATTGATAATTAATTTAGGAAAAATATTTAGAATACTAACTAGAAAAATAATCAGAAAAAAATAAGTTCGATATTTTTGCTATCACTATATAGAGCGACCTATCAGAAAATAAAATATTGAATATTAATACTTATATTCCCATATATAATTCTAAATTGACTTATTTTTAAAAATCTTCCTTAGAAAATCCTTTAAAATTATAATAAAATTATTGACTAAATTTAATTTTGAATATTAAAAAATAAAATATATAGATTTATACCATTTATTATGCATTTTCTGATGATTTTTCCTGACCGGTACCCCAAAGACCATACGTTATGGCATAAGCCTTAGATTAAATTGTATATTATTTTTGAAATAATTTTATAAAAATTACAGTTGAAATCAACCTCTGAAAATAATCAGAAAAAATAAGTTCGATATTTTTGCTATCACAATATAAATCGACATATAAAAAAAATAGTATTCTGAATTAATAAGCTTATTTTCATCACTAATATTCTAAATTTACTGATTTTCGAAAACATTCCTTTGAAAAGCGTTAGAATAAATATATTTGAGACTTCAATCAATAATATAACTAATTAAATATGAATCTAAAAAATAGGGGGAAGAATATGACTGAAGAATATAAAATACCGCCTTTTTTGAATCAGATTGTTATCATAGCCGTGGTTATATTAGCTTTTATAGGAATGAAATACATTGCTCCAATCATGGGGCCAGTGCTCATTTCTATTTTCATTGCCATACTCATTTATCCGTTTCTAATGTGGCTTAAAAAGAAAGGATTTTCTTACAATATATCTATTCTTATAACCATAGTGGCCACCTTTGTACTAGGAGCGGGCCTATTGGCAATTCTAGTGGATAGTTTAAGTCAGTTGGCAGCAGCAGCACCTAACATAACCATCGATCCTGATTCTATCCTGGCCACTTATGCCAATCAAATCATCCAATTCCTCCTCTCCAATATACCCTTTGAAGATATAGCTGGTATTATAGAGATAGGGTTCTTTTTACTATTTGCCATTATATTTCTAATATATGAGCTGCCTTATGTAAAATCCAGGCTTATAAAAGGGTTTGGTAAAGATAGTCCCTCCTTAAAGAACACTTTTGACCTGATTAGGGACTTTATTGAATACTTTGTAATTCGGATAAAAGTGAACCTATTCGCAGCTGTGGGCTTTTTCGGTGTTTTTTTACTCTTTGATATAAATTTTGCCATCCTCTGGGGAATATTAACCTTTGTCTTGGGATTTATCCCCTATATTGGAATTATGCTAGCAGCCATACCACCTATTCTTATAGCCTGGGCCAAATATGGAATATGGGGTGCATTGGGTATCACCATCCTGTTCGTGATAATTAACACCATTGCCGAAAGTTTTGTATTCCCTAAACTCACAGGTAAAGGACTTCAAATATCTGTTTACATAGTATTTATCTCCTTATTCATCTGGGGCTGGCTTATGGGATTAATAGGAATGTTTCTGGCCGTGCCTTTGACTATAGTAGTTATAAAGTATCTGGATAATTTTGAGGAAACCCGCTGGTTAGCTTTACTCATGACCACCGATGATGAAGAAAAAAAAGAGGAAGTTGAGAATGAAGAAAATCCTTCTTAAATTATTTTTTTAAATATTTCATGAAAAAGAAGTCGATATTTGATATCTATATAGAACACCTATCCAAAGCTATTATATTAAATAACCCACCTATTTTGAGCCATATAATTAAAAATATTCCGGTTTATTCTTAGAAATTGCAATCACATAATAGGTTTAAACGTATGCCTAGGGAAAATAAAAGATTTTCTCATCCCTTGTTAAACAGGATTATGAGTGGATATTCTGCACAAATATTTAATAATAGTCTAACAGAATAGGATAACGAGAAAGGTATTAATTTATCACAATATTTGAGATTTAAACATCTATCCATTTAGTAGGAGTTCTTATGAAGAAAGTGTTTTTATGGTGGTTAATTGCCGGGAGTAAAGGTGGGGAAAACCGCGGCAGAATAATACTAGAACTTAATAATAGACCATATAATGCTAATAAACTCGCAGAAAAACTTTCACTAGACTATAAAACTATCCGGCACCATATAGATGTTTT
This genomic interval carries:
- a CDS encoding winged helix-turn-helix domain-containing protein, whose protein sequence is MKKVFLWWLIAGSKGGENRGRIILELNNRPYNANKLAEKLSLDYKTIRHHIDVLNENKLVESTGEKYGALYFLSDEMEKNYNLFLDIWEEFKE
- a CDS encoding lipocalin-like domain-containing protein; amino-acid sequence: MEEDDFNNLDDLTKENIALALWMKEFHADKISPDVKKCILSDKNSPDAFGNRMRHRIQDLLDNPDSFTPSYQKRYQELLKHCSSLSSLQAYAMNHLLGVDSSRGYQKIPEKSNIEFPRDFAPQLGYQVGWHFFVGNCQDTQQRDYGILVSFYHYSLLPPDIAHYFGLTDWENQIFEMQLAVAKAGEEHLQSRPFAIAGTTGLLKFKSQPFSYEAGKNQIISEKKDELFPLTVRAWGVNQGGEKDLEMEVDLKFSSNKDFLLQGNQGCLPCCCDIGTLYYSATNLQLEPGSTLKLDGEEITFEEGKFWFDHQWGNALEPLGNSRCKVVRAASVLNKPSHSRGWDWFMAQFDGDREMTMYAPHTDNNLEFYWLTGPHPPGTMTVDVKGQFIDAENRPVDTKGTLKIDKWVKSVKSSHPEDYFVTNTWYPDHWEFQFQDMVPEDIRHFNLTPIVQGGQTGYNASGAQYSEGGAYIRNLDGELLGKGFAESVYYADAHSNIFHLAGIPDTPQMRELVEPPEASSWLKLKGLLYIAWPPHQKKIKKVLEKCLEQGLPEDFLG
- a CDS encoding FAD-binding protein; this translates as MDIKPLEKEKISYSELEELEKECPSQEKEKKNGISSLDDEKDIISKNILSDIHQYDVIIIGGGLTGLRAALQVSNAQLKVAIISKVHPLRSHSVAAQGGMNASLANVPGENETVDNWKIHAYDTVKGSDYLADQDAVEIMCREAPSTVIELEHMGTAWSRLENGKIAQRPFGGAGFPRTCYAADRTGHNALHTLYEQVISIDIPIYEDFFVTSLVTENEYCVGCTALEIRTGKVHGFQASAVLMATGGFGRLFNSSTNALINTGDGQSLALNAGVSLKDMEFIQFHPTTLYGTNILITEGARGEGGILINKNGERFVENYAPNSLDLAPRDVVARTIDIEIAEGRGFKGGYVHLDLRHLGEELIKERLPGIRQISIDFAGVDPINEPIPIQPGQHYSMGGIDADKDGKTSLKGFYAAGECACISVHGANRLGGNSLLETVVFGRLVGDAIIEEISKGPNKEQENLEPLKKAITKIDSKLKNILSRKTSENQFKIKESLNKTMSSKFGIFRDRVVMEKGILEIEEIKKKLSQVKIDNKELALNQAIIRLLELEYLVQLAETVAFAAMKREESRGSHARTDYPSRDDKKFLKHTLTSLQNKKISVSYKPVVLGMFKPQERVY
- a CDS encoding AI-2E family transporter; amino-acid sequence: MTEEYKIPPFLNQIVIIAVVILAFIGMKYIAPIMGPVLISIFIAILIYPFLMWLKKKGFSYNISILITIVATFVLGAGLLAILVDSLSQLAAAAPNITIDPDSILATYANQIIQFLLSNIPFEDIAGIIEIGFFLLFAIIFLIYELPYVKSRLIKGFGKDSPSLKNTFDLIRDFIEYFVIRIKVNLFAAVGFFGVFLLFDINFAILWGILTFVLGFIPYIGIMLAAIPPILIAWAKYGIWGALGITILFVIINTIAESFVFPKLTGKGLQISVYIVFISLFIWGWLMGLIGMFLAVPLTIVVIKYLDNFEETRWLALLMTTDDEEKKEEVENEENPS
- a CDS encoding succinate dehydrogenase/fumarate reductase iron-sulfur subunit, yielding MKLKVFRYHEGMGAPHYDMFSLEEEPGMAVLRALFHIQEQFDDSLAFQYSCRGAVCGACAMLINKVPRLACRTQVASLLKGEQQIALSPYPALEEKVGWDPSQEVLVEPLPHFPVVKDLIVDRNAFFKSYKFVEPVLKTVSMPTKEHLMDPSDLPDLELYTNCILCAACYGACPVDGENRDYLGPAALAKLYRFHIDPRDADNRRLAKADIPDGWWACDFHGNCCQVCPKGVPPIMAIGQSQTELMEKKEKSEDKK
- a CDS encoding alpha-hydroxy-acid oxidizing protein produces the protein MKYVCTYCNVFAYDDEKGDLNAILEPGTTFDNISDTWRCPVCGMPKTFLKQISDDVFALKIAAYQGKNAETTDLNYYRNLARKMLTGTCGVYSICDGQRDRICTGQKFGAPIGMGGAGQSRTFETNYNSLHEYRLKMRVVKAHHEPEMSLNIFGKDLVAPIMGASLSGVKLSLNDSIPEKLFYRGLLNGAKTFGSVGLVGNTPTAPEDLGVNTVGENGGWGIPIFKPQSQQKLIQLFKLAEEKDVIAVGVDLEGAGSTFWTSPEKRAYRKSENELQELVDSVEKPVIFKGIMGSEDALKVVDSRASACYVSNHGGRVMDCGQGVAEVLPDVADAISGKITIMADGAVRTGFDVLKMLALGADVALIGRPLAQMAIAGGEIAVKMYLDYVKDDLRRAMILTGCDNLGEISKNILVK
- a CDS encoding rhodanese-like domain-containing protein codes for the protein MSTIKNINPSETLKLIQNDEIIILDVRAPWEFAEGHIKNAKNLDFTDPDFSDNLKKLDKNKKYLVYCKTGRRGAMALETMKNIGFNNLYNLIGGYKAWNGD